One genomic window of Parus major isolate Abel chromosome 11, Parus_major1.1, whole genome shotgun sequence includes the following:
- the ATMIN gene encoding ATM interactor isoform X1: protein MAAAAGRRGGGLGRPPAPVRDVPPAGELVRPSVTELSQVRTNILCTVPGCGKVLPNSPALNMHLSKAHPLQDGKLNAPIRKGLKTSQKFYCCPIEGCPRGPNRPFSQFSLVKQHFMKMHAEKKHKCDKCSNSYGTEWYLKRHIEVCGKTFQCTCGCPYASRTALLSHIYRTGHEIPAEHRDPPSKKRKMETSLHNQQLAEKANEAFGNTHSTAPGTQELESSEVKVAASLEGSCSSNFTNQMQPKCAPKMLLPKPKVALVKLPVMQVAHLPVYVSATDSSVKPAVVAVDNQGSVVSTVHLLPQSIGILIPALEAETLVFKDSMPVSKVTTSGDREPVSTGVQVELDKVTSNNTGQELGNVCHKSKISSINIQTDLSYISQSFVPAAAWTPNSSVSSCSQTDLSFSSQVSLPISVQTQTLLPASKLTSSIAAQTDAFSQGCFPACGISRETQTSRTQDCIDGRVQMDQAVMCSNIFDNVPSSYNVSTHIELPENNLMPANIDQTLLQRSSCKSLNQDTVKSESLISFNAQTNILPPQNTTDNQTQTMDLLSDLENIFSGNMSGQTLDNRGLLSETSSNADTHLPSGPSQSTGIDFDIEEFFSASNIQTQTEESELGTLNSEPVLESLDIETQTDFLFSDSATQSYNCRGNSNFLGLEMFDTQTQTDLNFFLDSTTHLPLGSILKQSSFSMSTDSSDTETQTEVYMATKNTPTQNIESKVQLSSAETQTMDSCFENLGSLFLTSNETQTAMDDFLLADLAWNTMESQFSSVETQTCEELCSLFQSSDKPSH, encoded by the exons atggcggcggcggccgggcgGCGTGGCGGGGGCTTGGGGCGGCCCCCCGCGCCCGTGAGGGACGTGCCGCCCGCCGGGGAGCTGGTGCGGCCCTCGGTGACAGAGCTGTCCCAAGTGCGGACCAACATCCTGTGCACCGTGCCCGGCTGCGGGAAGGTGCTGCCCAACAGCCCGGCCCTCAACATGCACCTCAGCAAGGCGCACCCGCTCCAG GATGGAAAACTTAATGCACCAATAAGGAAGGGTTTGAAAACTTCACAGAAATTCTACTGCTGTCCTATTGAAGGCTGCCCTAGAGGACCAAACAGAccattttcccaattttctctTGTAAAACAG CACTTTATGAAAATGCATGCTGAAAAGAAGCACAAATGTGATAAATGTAGTAACTCCTATGGCACAGAATGGTATTTGAAACGCCATATAGAGGTCTGTGGCAAGACTTTCCAGTGTACTTGTGGGTGCCCTTATGCCAGCAGAACAGCATTACTGTCTCACATTTACAGAACTGGCCATGAAATTCCTGCAGAACACAG GGATCCTCCTagtaagaaaaggaaaatggaaaccTCCCTACATAATCAGCAGTTGGCAGAGAAAGCAAACGAAGCATTCGGTAATACACACAGTACTGCTCCTGGCACTCAGGAATTGGAGTCCTCTGAAGTGAAAGTAGCGGCCTCTCTTGAAGGCTCCTGCAGTTCCAACTTCACAAACCAAATGCAGCCAAAATGTGCACCAAAGATGCTTTTACCCAAGCCCAAGGTGGCTTTGGTTAAACTTCCAGTGATGCAGGTTGCTCACTTGCCTGTGTATGTATCTGCAACAGACTCTTCTGTCAAACCTGCTGTAGTGGCTGTTGATAATCAAGGTTCAGTTGTAAGTACTGTTCATTTATTGCCTCAATCTATAGGAATTCTGATTCCAGCCCTGGAGGCAGAAACACTTGTATTTAAAGACAGTATGCCTGTTTCAAAAGTGACGACTTCTGGTGATCGTGAACCAGTAAGTACTGGTGTACAAGTTGAATTGGACAAGGTTACATCAAATAACACAGGGCAAGAGCTGGGGAATGTTTGTCACAAGAGCAAAATTTCTTCAATAAATATACAGACTGACTTATCTTATATCTCACAGAGCTTTGtaccagctgcagcctggactCCCAATTCTtctgtgtcctcttgttctcAGACAGATCTGTCATTCAGTTCCCAGGTTTCATTACCCATCAGTGTACAGACACAGACGCTGCTGCCTGCTTCCAAACTGACTTCATCCATAGCTGCTCAGACTGATGCTTTCAGTCAGGGCTGTTTTCCAGCATGTGGCATTTCCAGAGAGACCCAAACTAGTAGGACACAGGACTGTATTGATGGAAGAGTACAGATGGACCAGGCTGTAATGTGCAGCAACATTTTTGACAATGTTCCTTCATCATATAATGTTTCTACTCACATTGAACTTCCAGAAAACAATTTAATGCCTGCAAATATAGATCAAACTTTGCTGCAAAGAAGTAGTTGCAAGAGCCTGAATCAGGATACAGTTAAGTCTGAATCCCTTATCAGCTTCAATGCACAGACTAATATACTTCCACCTCAAAATACAACGGATAATCAAACCCAGACAATGGACCTGTTAAGTGAtctggaaaacatcttttcagGAAACATGTCTGGCCAGACACTGGATAATCGTGGCCTTTTGTCTGAGACAAGTTCTAATGCTGACACACATCTTCCATCTGGTCCATCACAGAGCACAGGGATAGACTTCGACATTGAAGAGTTCTTTTCAGCATCCAACATCCAGACTCAGACTGAAGAGAGCGAGCTTGGTACCCTGAACTCTGAGCCAGTTTTGGAGTCGCTAGACATTGAAACTCAGActgatttcttattttcagataGTGCCACTCAATCATATAACTGCCGAGGCAATTCTAACTTCTTAGGTTTGGAGATGTTTGatacacagacacagacagaccTAAACTTCTTTTTGGACAGTACTACCCACCTGCCTTTAGGAAGTATTCTGAAACAGTCCAGTTTCTCAATGAGCACTGACTCATCTGATACAGAAACCCAGACAGAAGTATATATGGCTACTAAAAATACACCTACTCAGAATATTGAAAGCAAAGTCCAGCTCAGTAGTGCTGAGACACAGACTATGGATAGCTGCTTTGAGAATCTGGGGAGTTTATTCCTCACCAGCAATGAAACACAGACAGCAATGGATGACTTCCTTCTGGCTGACTTAGCCTGGAATACAATGGAGTCCCAGTTCAGTTCAGTAGAAACACAGACCTGTGAAGAGCTGTGCTCCTTGTTCCAGAGCTCTGACAAGCCCAGCCACTGA
- the PPP1R3E gene encoding protein phosphatase 1 regulatory subunit 3E — translation MDKAGSLHSSVPGPPPRLYLPRNFSCSACLYGSLAEQCRAGCSPDGDAAPTPVVREAAGEKPPPSRGREPTLPAVPPSPTQRRRAKSLPTPGDRSLRPALQQSPSRRKTVRFADSLGLELTSVHLFCEADLPRVPLPAPPTPRPADLLKTRKPPALGDLEPVLFGPPPPLLEPLFPPQPGASPGFTERVRQHKVRLEWVRAEPAGLRGAVRVLNLAYEKVVSVRYTLNGWASCSEAAATYQPPGPADGITDRFAFLLPLGAAAAAAETTLEFAVRYRVAGSEYWDNNEGKNYRLRGRQRFPPAAGPPQDPDSSAWIHFI, via the coding sequence ATGGATAAGGCGGGCTCGCTGCACAGCTCGGTGCCCGGGCCGCCGCCCCGGCTCTACCTGCCGCGCAACTTCAGCTGCAGCGCCTGCCTCTATGGCAGCCTGGCCGAGCAGTGCAGGGCGGGCTGCAGCCCCGACGGCGACGCCGCGCCCACGCCCGTGGTGCGGGAAGCGGCGGGCGAGAAGCCGCCGCCGAGCCGCGGCCGGGAGCCCACGCTGCCCGCcgtgccccccagccccacgcAGCGCCGCCGCGCCAAGTCGCTGCCCACGCCCGGCGACCGCAGCCTGCGCCCCGCGCTGCAGCAGAGCCCGTCGCGCCGCAAGACCGTGCGGTTCGCCGACTcgctggggctggagctcacCTCCGTGCACCTCTTCTGCGAGGCCGACCTGCCGCGGGTGCCGCTGCCCGCGCCGCCGACGCCGCGCCCCGCCGACCTCCTCAAGACCAGGAAGCCGCCGGCGCTGGGCGACCTGGAGCCGGTGCTGTTCGGGCCACCGCCGCCGCTGCTGGAGCCGCTGTTCCCGCCGCAGCCCGGCGCCAGCCCCGGCTTCACGGAGCGGGTGCGGCAGCACAAGGTGAGGCTGGAGTGGGTGCGGGCAGAGCCGGCGGGGCTGCGCGGGGCCGTGCGCGTCCTCAACCTCGCCTACGAGAAGGTCGTGTCGGTCCGCTACACGCTCAATGGCTGGGCCAGCTGCTCCGAGGCTGCCGCCACGTACCAGCCGCCCGGGCCGGCCGACGGCATCACCGATCGCTTCgccttcctgctgcccctgggcgcagccgccgccgccgccgagACCACGCTGGAGTTCGCCGTCCGCTACCGCGTCGCCGGCTCCGAGTACTGGGACAACAATGAGGGCAAGAACTACAGGCTGCGGGGCCGGCAGCGCTTCCCGCCCGCCGCAGGGCCCCCGCAGGACCCCGACAGCTCTGCCTGGATCCACTTCATCTGA
- the ATMIN gene encoding ATM interactor isoform X2, with amino-acid sequence MKMHAEKKHKCDKCSNSYGTEWYLKRHIEVCGKTFQCTCGCPYASRTALLSHIYRTGHEIPAEHRDPPSKKRKMETSLHNQQLAEKANEAFGNTHSTAPGTQELESSEVKVAASLEGSCSSNFTNQMQPKCAPKMLLPKPKVALVKLPVMQVAHLPVYVSATDSSVKPAVVAVDNQGSVVSTVHLLPQSIGILIPALEAETLVFKDSMPVSKVTTSGDREPVSTGVQVELDKVTSNNTGQELGNVCHKSKISSINIQTDLSYISQSFVPAAAWTPNSSVSSCSQTDLSFSSQVSLPISVQTQTLLPASKLTSSIAAQTDAFSQGCFPACGISRETQTSRTQDCIDGRVQMDQAVMCSNIFDNVPSSYNVSTHIELPENNLMPANIDQTLLQRSSCKSLNQDTVKSESLISFNAQTNILPPQNTTDNQTQTMDLLSDLENIFSGNMSGQTLDNRGLLSETSSNADTHLPSGPSQSTGIDFDIEEFFSASNIQTQTEESELGTLNSEPVLESLDIETQTDFLFSDSATQSYNCRGNSNFLGLEMFDTQTQTDLNFFLDSTTHLPLGSILKQSSFSMSTDSSDTETQTEVYMATKNTPTQNIESKVQLSSAETQTMDSCFENLGSLFLTSNETQTAMDDFLLADLAWNTMESQFSSVETQTCEELCSLFQSSDKPSH; translated from the exons ATGAAAATGCATGCTGAAAAGAAGCACAAATGTGATAAATGTAGTAACTCCTATGGCACAGAATGGTATTTGAAACGCCATATAGAGGTCTGTGGCAAGACTTTCCAGTGTACTTGTGGGTGCCCTTATGCCAGCAGAACAGCATTACTGTCTCACATTTACAGAACTGGCCATGAAATTCCTGCAGAACACAG GGATCCTCCTagtaagaaaaggaaaatggaaaccTCCCTACATAATCAGCAGTTGGCAGAGAAAGCAAACGAAGCATTCGGTAATACACACAGTACTGCTCCTGGCACTCAGGAATTGGAGTCCTCTGAAGTGAAAGTAGCGGCCTCTCTTGAAGGCTCCTGCAGTTCCAACTTCACAAACCAAATGCAGCCAAAATGTGCACCAAAGATGCTTTTACCCAAGCCCAAGGTGGCTTTGGTTAAACTTCCAGTGATGCAGGTTGCTCACTTGCCTGTGTATGTATCTGCAACAGACTCTTCTGTCAAACCTGCTGTAGTGGCTGTTGATAATCAAGGTTCAGTTGTAAGTACTGTTCATTTATTGCCTCAATCTATAGGAATTCTGATTCCAGCCCTGGAGGCAGAAACACTTGTATTTAAAGACAGTATGCCTGTTTCAAAAGTGACGACTTCTGGTGATCGTGAACCAGTAAGTACTGGTGTACAAGTTGAATTGGACAAGGTTACATCAAATAACACAGGGCAAGAGCTGGGGAATGTTTGTCACAAGAGCAAAATTTCTTCAATAAATATACAGACTGACTTATCTTATATCTCACAGAGCTTTGtaccagctgcagcctggactCCCAATTCTtctgtgtcctcttgttctcAGACAGATCTGTCATTCAGTTCCCAGGTTTCATTACCCATCAGTGTACAGACACAGACGCTGCTGCCTGCTTCCAAACTGACTTCATCCATAGCTGCTCAGACTGATGCTTTCAGTCAGGGCTGTTTTCCAGCATGTGGCATTTCCAGAGAGACCCAAACTAGTAGGACACAGGACTGTATTGATGGAAGAGTACAGATGGACCAGGCTGTAATGTGCAGCAACATTTTTGACAATGTTCCTTCATCATATAATGTTTCTACTCACATTGAACTTCCAGAAAACAATTTAATGCCTGCAAATATAGATCAAACTTTGCTGCAAAGAAGTAGTTGCAAGAGCCTGAATCAGGATACAGTTAAGTCTGAATCCCTTATCAGCTTCAATGCACAGACTAATATACTTCCACCTCAAAATACAACGGATAATCAAACCCAGACAATGGACCTGTTAAGTGAtctggaaaacatcttttcagGAAACATGTCTGGCCAGACACTGGATAATCGTGGCCTTTTGTCTGAGACAAGTTCTAATGCTGACACACATCTTCCATCTGGTCCATCACAGAGCACAGGGATAGACTTCGACATTGAAGAGTTCTTTTCAGCATCCAACATCCAGACTCAGACTGAAGAGAGCGAGCTTGGTACCCTGAACTCTGAGCCAGTTTTGGAGTCGCTAGACATTGAAACTCAGActgatttcttattttcagataGTGCCACTCAATCATATAACTGCCGAGGCAATTCTAACTTCTTAGGTTTGGAGATGTTTGatacacagacacagacagaccTAAACTTCTTTTTGGACAGTACTACCCACCTGCCTTTAGGAAGTATTCTGAAACAGTCCAGTTTCTCAATGAGCACTGACTCATCTGATACAGAAACCCAGACAGAAGTATATATGGCTACTAAAAATACACCTACTCAGAATATTGAAAGCAAAGTCCAGCTCAGTAGTGCTGAGACACAGACTATGGATAGCTGCTTTGAGAATCTGGGGAGTTTATTCCTCACCAGCAATGAAACACAGACAGCAATGGATGACTTCCTTCTGGCTGACTTAGCCTGGAATACAATGGAGTCCCAGTTCAGTTCAGTAGAAACACAGACCTGTGAAGAGCTGTGCTCCTTGTTCCAGAGCTCTGACAAGCCCAGCCACTGA